The following are encoded together in the Streptomyces sp. NBC_00341 genome:
- a CDS encoding glycerol-3-phosphate dehydrogenase/oxidase, translated as MTTLQSVPALGTHPASGSLPSRAETREQLSKATYDLLVIGGGILGISTAWHAAQSGLRVALVDAGDFAGATSSASSKLLHGGLRYLQTGAVKLVAENHFERRAVSRQVAPHLANPLTFYLPVYKGGPHGAAKLGAGVFAYSALSAFGDGVGHVISPAKAQRDVPELRTDNLKAVAVYGDDQMNDARMALMTVRAAVEAGAAVLNHAAVTGLRFTRGRVTGADLRDAVDGTEFGINARLVLNATGPWVDHLRKMENPDAAPSIRLSKGAHLVLRRTRPWKAALATPIDKYRITFALPWEDMLLLGTTDEEYEGDPADVAVTEKDTAQILDEAAFSVRDQQLSRDLITYSFAGLRVLPGGPGGTAKAKRETVVTEGRGGMLSVAGGKWTTFRHIGRTVMNKLAALPGHPLAEDMEPMARLPKKLPLPGIANPNAVAHRLLADGGVPGPRMSADTARHLATHYGSLSFDIARLANEDPVLAERIHPDAPEIWAQVAYARDHEWAETADDVLRRRTTLTIRGLATDEIRAGVESVLGDRRS; from the coding sequence ATGACCACCCTGCAGAGCGTCCCCGCCCTCGGGACGCATCCGGCCTCCGGCTCCCTTCCGAGCCGCGCCGAGACCCGGGAGCAGCTTTCCAAGGCGACGTACGACCTCCTGGTGATCGGCGGCGGCATCCTGGGCATCTCCACCGCCTGGCACGCCGCGCAGTCCGGACTGCGGGTGGCTCTGGTGGACGCCGGTGACTTCGCCGGCGCCACCTCCTCCGCCTCCTCCAAGCTGCTCCACGGCGGTCTGCGCTACCTGCAGACCGGCGCGGTGAAGCTGGTCGCGGAGAACCACTTCGAGCGGCGTGCGGTGTCCCGTCAGGTGGCCCCGCACCTCGCCAACCCGCTCACCTTCTACCTGCCGGTCTACAAGGGCGGGCCGCACGGCGCCGCCAAGCTCGGCGCGGGCGTGTTCGCGTACTCGGCGCTCTCCGCCTTCGGTGACGGCGTCGGCCACGTGATCAGCCCGGCGAAGGCGCAGCGCGATGTTCCGGAGCTGCGGACCGACAACCTGAAGGCCGTCGCGGTCTACGGCGACGACCAGATGAACGACGCGCGGATGGCGCTGATGACGGTCCGCGCGGCCGTCGAGGCGGGCGCCGCCGTGCTGAACCACGCTGCCGTCACCGGGCTCCGCTTCACCAGGGGCCGGGTGACCGGTGCCGATCTGCGGGACGCCGTGGACGGTACGGAGTTCGGGATCAACGCCCGTCTGGTGCTGAACGCCACCGGGCCGTGGGTCGACCACCTGCGCAAGATGGAGAACCCGGACGCGGCGCCTTCCATACGCCTGTCCAAGGGCGCGCACCTGGTGCTCAGGCGGACCCGCCCCTGGAAGGCCGCGCTCGCCACCCCGATCGACAAGTACCGCATCACGTTCGCCCTGCCGTGGGAGGACATGCTGCTGCTCGGCACGACGGACGAGGAGTACGAGGGCGATCCGGCGGATGTCGCGGTCACCGAGAAGGACACCGCGCAGATCCTGGACGAGGCGGCGTTCTCGGTCCGGGACCAGCAGCTGTCGCGGGATCTGATCACTTACTCCTTCGCTGGTCTGCGGGTGCTGCCGGGCGGTCCCGGCGGTACGGCCAAGGCCAAGCGCGAGACCGTCGTGACGGAGGGCCGCGGCGGGATGCTGTCGGTCGCGGGCGGCAAGTGGACGACGTTCCGCCACATCGGCCGGACGGTGATGAACAAGCTGGCCGCGCTCCCCGGGCACCCGCTGGCCGAGGACATGGAGCCGATGGCCCGGCTGCCGAAGAAGCTCCCGCTGCCGGGGATCGCCAACCCGAACGCGGTCGCGCACCGGCTGCTGGCCGACGGCGGCGTGCCGGGACCGCGGATGTCCGCCGACACGGCACGGCACCTGGCCACGCACTACGGTTCGCTGTCCTTCGACATCGCCCGGCTGGCCAACGAGGACCCGGTGCTCGCCGAGCGCATCCACCCGGACGCGCCGGAGATCTGGGCGCAGGTCGCCTACGCGCGCGACCACGAGTGGGCCGAGACGGCGGACGACGTGCTGCGGCGCCGCACGACGCTGACCATCCGGGGACTGGCCACGGACGAGATCCGGGCCGGCGTCGAGTCCGTGCTCGGCGACCGCAGGAGCTGA
- a CDS encoding FadR/GntR family transcriptional regulator yields MAVTDEAIEKIKGMIVSGALRPGDRLPKESELAAELGLSRNSLREAVRALSLIRILDVRQGDGTYVTSLDPQLLLEALSFVVDFHRDDTVLEFLAVRRILEPAATAMAASRITEEQLDLLSSQLDALGSHPSVEELVACDLEFHRGIVQSSGNSVLCSLLDGLSGPTTRARVWRGLTQEDAVSRTLHEHRAIVSALRDRDAEAARAWATVHVASVEQWLRSTL; encoded by the coding sequence ATGGCTGTCACTGACGAGGCCATCGAGAAGATCAAGGGAATGATCGTCTCGGGTGCGCTACGGCCCGGCGATCGTCTCCCCAAGGAGAGCGAACTCGCCGCGGAGCTCGGCCTGTCCCGCAACTCACTGCGGGAGGCGGTGCGCGCTCTGTCGCTCATCCGCATTCTCGACGTGCGCCAGGGCGACGGCACGTACGTCACCAGTCTGGATCCGCAGCTGCTGCTGGAGGCGCTGAGCTTCGTGGTGGACTTCCACCGCGACGACACGGTGCTGGAGTTCCTGGCGGTCCGCCGGATCCTGGAGCCGGCCGCGACCGCGATGGCGGCGAGCCGGATCACCGAGGAGCAACTGGACCTGCTGAGCTCCCAGCTGGACGCCCTGGGCAGCCACCCCTCTGTCGAGGAGCTGGTGGCCTGCGATCTGGAGTTCCACCGCGGGATCGTCCAGTCGTCCGGCAACTCGGTGCTCTGCTCACTGCTCGACGGGCTCTCGGGGCCGACGACCCGGGCCCGGGTCTGGCGCGGTCTGACCCAGGAGGACGCGGTGAGCCGCACGCTGCATGAGCACCGGGCGATCGTCTCGGCGCTGCGGGACCGCGACGCGGAGGCCGCGCGGGCGTGGGCGACGGTGCATGTGGCCAGCGTGGAGCAGTGGCTGCGGTCGACGCTGTAG
- a CDS encoding SDR family NAD(P)-dependent oxidoreductase, which produces MTGTRDFEGMNALVTGGASGIGAAVATMLLERGAQVAVLDRETAGAPAGTLAVEADVTDDAAVRDAVDRAAAELGSLHTLVSNAGIGSIGSVEDNDDDEWTRVLDINVLGMVRTARHALPHLRRAAAERPGAVSITQTCSIAATAGLPQRALYSASKGAVLSLTLAMAADHVREGVRVNCVNPGTADTPWIGRLLGQAGDPAAERAALNARQPLGRLVSADEVAAAIVYLASPAAASVTGTALAVDGGMQGLRLRPADS; this is translated from the coding sequence ATGACCGGCACACGCGACTTCGAGGGGATGAACGCTCTGGTGACGGGCGGCGCCTCCGGTATCGGGGCCGCCGTCGCGACCATGCTCCTGGAGCGGGGCGCCCAGGTGGCCGTCCTCGACCGGGAGACCGCGGGCGCCCCGGCGGGCACCCTCGCCGTCGAGGCGGACGTCACCGACGACGCGGCCGTGCGCGACGCGGTCGACCGGGCGGCGGCCGAACTGGGCTCCCTGCACACGCTCGTCTCGAACGCGGGCATCGGGTCCATCGGCTCCGTCGAGGACAACGACGACGACGAGTGGACCCGGGTCCTGGACATCAACGTCCTCGGCATGGTCCGCACCGCCCGGCACGCCCTGCCGCACCTGCGGCGCGCCGCGGCCGAGCGCCCCGGCGCCGTCTCGATCACCCAGACCTGTTCGATCGCCGCGACCGCCGGGCTGCCGCAACGCGCCCTGTACAGCGCGAGCAAGGGCGCGGTCCTCTCGCTGACCCTGGCGATGGCCGCCGATCACGTCCGCGAGGGCGTCCGGGTCAACTGCGTCAACCCCGGCACCGCGGACACCCCGTGGATCGGGCGGCTGCTCGGCCAGGCCGGGGACCCGGCCGCGGAGCGCGCGGCCCTCAACGCCCGGCAGCCGCTGGGCCGGCTGGTCTCCGCCGACGAGGTGGCCGCCGCGATCGTGTACCTCGCCAGCCCGGCCGCCGCCTCCGTGACGGGCACCGCGCTGGCCGTCGACGGCGGAATGCAGGGCCTGCGTCTGCGCCCCGCCGACAGCTGA
- a CDS encoding MIP/aquaporin family protein, with amino-acid sequence MSSSDIFIGETIGTAVLILLGAGVCAAVTLKHSKAQNAGWLAVTFGWGFAVLTGAYIAGGVSGAHLNPAVTIGLAIEGGTKWSDVPLYLASQLLGAMIGAVLVWLTYYGQFRAHLTDPEILKAHLGEEGMVDQASAPKAGPVLGIFSTGPEIRNAVQNVVTEIIATVVLVLAILTQGLNDNGNGLGALGALITALVVVAIGLSLGGPTGYAINPVRDLGPRIVHALLPLPNKGGSDWGYAWIPVVGPLVGGALAGGLYNLAFA; translated from the coding sequence GTGTCCAGCTCCGACATCTTCATCGGCGAGACCATCGGTACCGCCGTACTCATTCTGCTCGGCGCCGGTGTCTGTGCCGCCGTCACCCTCAAGCACTCGAAGGCACAGAACGCCGGCTGGCTGGCGGTCACGTTCGGGTGGGGCTTCGCGGTCCTGACCGGCGCGTATATCGCGGGCGGCGTTTCCGGCGCCCACCTCAACCCGGCGGTCACCATCGGTCTGGCGATCGAGGGCGGCACCAAGTGGAGCGACGTACCGCTCTACCTGGCGTCCCAGCTCCTCGGCGCGATGATCGGCGCGGTGCTGGTCTGGCTGACGTACTACGGGCAGTTCCGGGCGCATCTGACGGATCCGGAGATCCTGAAGGCGCACCTGGGCGAAGAGGGCATGGTGGACCAGGCTTCTGCCCCCAAGGCCGGACCGGTTCTCGGCATTTTCTCGACCGGTCCTGAGATCCGCAACGCCGTGCAGAACGTCGTCACCGAGATCATCGCGACGGTCGTCCTGGTGCTGGCGATCCTGACCCAGGGCCTCAACGACAACGGCAACGGCCTCGGCGCGCTCGGCGCGCTGATCACCGCCCTGGTCGTCGTCGCCATCGGCCTCTCGCTCGGCGGGCCGACGGGTTACGCGATCAACCCGGTCCGCGACCTCGGTCCGCGCATCGTGCACGCGCTGCTTCCGCTGCCGAACAAGGGCGGTTCCGACTGGGGCTACGCATGGATCCCGGTCGTCGGCCCCCTCGTCGGCGGCGCACTCGCGGGCGGGCTCTACAACCTCGCCTTCGCGTGA
- a CDS encoding sugar ABC transporter substrate-binding protein — MRVRTTSAAACAVLLAVTALAGCNRESSDDGAGGGKVGIDLPRSDSDFWNSYQNYIQKGVKGGEVKALPLTNSQNDIGKLVANVQTFADQGAKAVVMAPQDTGAIAESLNTLNEKKIPVISVDTRPDKGDIYMVVRADNKAYGTNACKYLGEQLKGKGKVVEFQGDLSSINGRDRSEAFKACMDKDFPGIKVFELATDWKGDVASAKLQSTLAAHPDINGIYMQAGGVFLQPTLALLEQKKLLKPAGSPGHITIISNDGIPEEFDAIKAGKIDATISQPADLYAKYALYYAKAALDGKTFKEGPTDHDSTIIKIPNGFEDQLPAPLVTKENVDDPKLWANQLEKKS, encoded by the coding sequence ATGAGAGTGCGTACGACGAGTGCGGCAGCCTGCGCCGTACTGCTGGCCGTCACTGCCCTCGCGGGCTGCAACCGCGAATCATCGGACGACGGTGCGGGTGGCGGGAAGGTCGGCATCGACCTGCCGCGCAGCGACAGCGACTTCTGGAACTCCTACCAGAACTACATCCAGAAGGGGGTCAAGGGCGGCGAGGTCAAGGCGCTTCCGCTGACCAACTCGCAGAACGACATCGGCAAGCTGGTCGCCAACGTCCAGACCTTCGCCGACCAGGGTGCTAAGGCCGTGGTGATGGCCCCTCAGGACACCGGCGCGATAGCCGAGTCGCTGAACACGCTGAACGAGAAGAAGATCCCGGTCATCAGCGTGGACACCCGCCCGGACAAGGGCGACATCTACATGGTGGTGCGCGCCGACAACAAGGCGTACGGGACGAACGCCTGCAAGTACCTCGGTGAGCAGCTGAAGGGCAAGGGCAAGGTCGTCGAGTTCCAGGGCGACCTGTCCTCGATCAACGGCCGCGACCGCTCGGAGGCCTTCAAGGCCTGCATGGACAAGGACTTCCCCGGCATCAAGGTGTTCGAGCTGGCCACCGACTGGAAGGGTGACGTCGCCTCGGCGAAGCTCCAGTCGACACTGGCCGCGCACCCCGACATCAACGGCATCTACATGCAGGCCGGCGGTGTCTTCCTGCAGCCGACCCTCGCACTCCTGGAGCAGAAGAAGCTGCTGAAGCCGGCCGGTTCGCCCGGCCACATCACCATCATCTCCAACGACGGCATCCCGGAGGAGTTCGACGCGATCAAGGCCGGGAAGATCGACGCGACGATCTCCCAGCCCGCCGACCTCTACGCGAAGTACGCGCTGTACTACGCGAAGGCGGCGCTGGACGGGAAGACCTTCAAGGAGGGCCCGACCGACCACGACTCCACCATCATCAAGATCCCGAACGGCTTCGAGGACCAGCTGCCCGCCCCGCTGGTGACCAAGGAAAACGTCGACGACCCGAAGCTGTGGGCCAACCAGCTGGAGAAGAAGAGCTAG
- a CDS encoding sugar ABC transporter ATP-binding protein, giving the protein MDQAPPPAVQAEGVVKRFGPTVALDGVKLTVQPGESHALVGRNGAGKSTLVSVLTGLHKADAGTVTFGGEPAPAFGDTTAWQSKVACVYQKSMVVPDLTVAENLFLNRFDDNARWISWGRLRKRAEQLLADYGVQVDPNTRARDLAVEQRQFVEIARALSFGARLIILDEPTAQLDARGIGRLFDKLRELQSQGVAFLFISHHLQEVYELCTAVTVYRDARHVLTAPVADVAKTELVAAMTGEKSGGAVAWHAAGTTTPPDASAAPVLSVEGLTLEDRFEPLDLQVRPGEVLGLAGSAASGNTALGEVLAGMRKQGGGTVRVHGETVRPGSVPHALAAGIGYIPEDRHDQGLVLQRSVAENATLTVADQLGPWGTVLPSRTREFARGMIDSLDIKTQGPEQPVAGLSGGNQQKVVVARALARRPSVLVAVRPTAGVDVKSKDSLLGVVRRVADEGNAAVVVSDELDDLRVCDRVLALFHGRVVATFASGWTDGELVAAMEGVGERE; this is encoded by the coding sequence ATGGACCAGGCACCACCACCTGCCGTACAGGCGGAAGGCGTCGTCAAGCGCTTCGGACCGACCGTCGCGCTCGACGGGGTGAAGCTCACCGTGCAGCCGGGGGAGTCGCACGCCCTGGTCGGCCGCAACGGCGCGGGCAAGTCGACCCTGGTCAGCGTGTTGACCGGGCTCCACAAGGCGGACGCGGGCACGGTCACCTTCGGCGGGGAACCCGCGCCCGCCTTCGGGGACACCACGGCCTGGCAGTCGAAGGTCGCCTGCGTCTACCAGAAGTCCATGGTCGTCCCCGACCTGACCGTCGCGGAGAACCTCTTCCTCAACCGGTTCGACGACAACGCCCGCTGGATCAGCTGGGGGCGGCTGCGCAAGCGCGCGGAGCAGCTCCTGGCCGACTACGGCGTCCAGGTCGACCCGAACACCCGGGCCCGCGACCTCGCCGTCGAGCAGCGGCAGTTCGTCGAGATCGCCCGCGCGCTGTCCTTCGGCGCGCGGCTGATCATCCTCGACGAGCCGACCGCCCAGCTCGACGCCCGCGGCATCGGGCGGCTCTTCGACAAGCTCCGGGAACTGCAGAGCCAGGGAGTGGCGTTCCTCTTCATCTCCCACCACCTGCAGGAGGTGTACGAGCTCTGCACGGCCGTCACCGTCTACCGCGACGCCCGGCACGTACTGACCGCCCCGGTGGCGGACGTGGCGAAGACGGAGCTGGTGGCGGCGATGACGGGCGAGAAGTCCGGCGGCGCCGTCGCCTGGCACGCGGCCGGCACCACCACACCGCCCGACGCCTCCGCGGCGCCCGTCCTGAGCGTCGAGGGGCTCACCCTGGAGGACCGGTTCGAACCGCTGGACCTCCAGGTGCGCCCCGGCGAGGTGCTCGGCCTGGCCGGTTCCGCGGCCAGCGGCAACACCGCGCTGGGCGAGGTGCTCGCGGGGATGCGCAAGCAGGGCGGCGGCACGGTCCGGGTGCACGGCGAGACCGTGCGACCGGGGAGCGTGCCGCACGCGCTGGCCGCCGGGATCGGCTACATCCCGGAGGACCGGCACGACCAGGGCCTGGTCCTGCAGCGCAGCGTCGCGGAGAACGCCACCCTCACGGTCGCCGACCAGCTCGGACCGTGGGGGACCGTACTGCCCTCCCGTACGCGGGAGTTCGCCCGGGGCATGATCGACTCACTGGACATCAAGACCCAGGGCCCCGAGCAGCCCGTCGCCGGGCTCTCCGGCGGCAACCAGCAGAAGGTGGTGGTCGCCCGCGCGCTGGCCCGCAGGCCCAGCGTGCTGGTGGCGGTCCGGCCCACCGCGGGCGTGGACGTCAAGTCCAAGGACTCGCTCCTCGGGGTCGTCCGCCGGGTGGCCGACGAGGGCAATGCCGCGGTCGTCGTCTCCGACGAGCTGGACGATCTGCGGGTCTGCGACCGGGTGCTGGCCCTGTTCCACGGGCGAGTGGTCGCCACGTTCGCAAGCGGGTGGACCGACGGGGAACTCGTCGCCGCCATGGAAGGTGTGGGGGAAAGGGAATGA
- a CDS encoding ABC transporter permease, which translates to MTGTIRPSTADDIEAGPKGGPGDDSPLSRLKLIRWSDFSLVPVILVLMVIGFIVSPVFLTSDNLISVVQQSSELSLLVLGQALILICGRMDLSLESTIGIAPVVAMWLVLPGDDGRFAGLGILPTWMAIPLCLLVGLVIGAINGFLMLKLRVNGFIATLGMLTMLRGLHIGITEGKSITDVPESFRYLGKTSWLGAPAAVWICLFLFAVGGAALAWLRHGRSLYAIGGNPEAARAAGIRVDRVTWIVLAIGGLLAAFAGILYTGHYGAVAATQGNGWIFQVFAAAVIGGISLKGGRGTLFGALTGVLTLQLVVNVMTLGGVPALWNQFLNGAIIIVALVISRFASGEKQD; encoded by the coding sequence ATGACCGGCACGATACGGCCGTCCACGGCCGACGACATCGAAGCGGGACCGAAGGGCGGACCCGGGGACGACAGCCCGCTGAGCCGGCTCAAGCTGATCCGGTGGAGCGACTTCTCGCTGGTGCCGGTGATCCTGGTGCTGATGGTGATCGGCTTCATCGTGTCGCCGGTCTTCCTCACCTCCGACAACCTGATCAGCGTCGTCCAGCAGTCCTCCGAACTCAGTCTGCTGGTCCTGGGCCAGGCCCTGATCCTGATCTGCGGGCGGATGGACCTGTCGCTGGAGTCGACGATCGGCATCGCGCCCGTCGTCGCCATGTGGCTGGTGCTGCCCGGTGACGACGGCCGCTTCGCCGGCCTGGGAATCCTCCCCACCTGGATGGCGATCCCGCTCTGCCTGCTGGTGGGTCTCGTCATCGGCGCGATCAACGGCTTCCTGATGCTGAAACTGCGGGTCAACGGCTTCATCGCCACGCTCGGCATGCTGACCATGCTGCGCGGACTCCACATCGGCATCACCGAGGGCAAGTCCATCACCGATGTCCCGGAGTCCTTCCGCTACCTCGGCAAGACCTCGTGGCTCGGTGCGCCGGCCGCGGTCTGGATCTGCCTGTTCCTCTTCGCGGTCGGCGGCGCGGCCCTGGCCTGGCTGCGCCACGGACGCTCGCTGTACGCGATCGGCGGCAACCCGGAAGCGGCGCGCGCCGCCGGTATCCGGGTCGACCGGGTCACCTGGATCGTCCTCGCCATCGGCGGCCTGCTGGCCGCCTTCGCGGGCATCCTCTACACCGGCCACTACGGCGCGGTCGCCGCGACGCAGGGCAACGGCTGGATCTTCCAGGTGTTCGCGGCCGCGGTGATCGGCGGTATCAGCCTCAAGGGCGGCCGAGGCACCCTGTTCGGTGCGCTGACCGGCGTCCTGACGCTCCAGCTGGTGGTCAACGTGATGACCCTCGGCGGCGTCCCGGCCCTGTGGAACCAGTTCCTCAACGGCGCGATCATCATCGTCGCCCTGGTCATCTCCCGCTTCGCGAGCGGTGAGAAGCAGGACTGA
- a CDS encoding L-fuconate dehydratase, protein MSQTVTDFEVHDIRFPTSEQLDGSDAMNPDPDYSAAYVVLRTDAADHDGGGIEGHGFCFTIGRGNEVMAAAIQALRPYVVGRPVPRTAADLGALYRDLTHDSQLRWLGPEKGVMHMAAGAVVNAAWDLAAKRADRPVWQFLAEMTPEELVSLVDFRYLSDALTPEEALAILRAAEPGRAERAERLRAEGYPAYTTSPGWLGYSDDKLVGLAKEAVADGFTQIKLKVGGDLADDVRRLGLARQAVGADVRIAVDANQRWDVADAVEWMNALAPYDPHWIEEPTSPDDILGHAAVRAGQPVKVATGEHVANRVVFKQLLQAGAVDFVQIDAARVAGVNENLAILLLAAKYGVPVCPHAGGVGLCELVQHLSMFDYVAVSGTWEDRVIEYVDHLHEHFADPTVIESGRYRAPASPGFSARMLPESIAAHRYPEGPVWQARRTTEEDSR, encoded by the coding sequence ATGAGTCAGACCGTCACGGACTTCGAGGTTCACGACATCCGTTTTCCGACCTCGGAGCAACTGGACGGCTCGGACGCCATGAACCCCGATCCCGACTACTCGGCTGCCTATGTCGTACTACGTACTGACGCCGCGGACCATGATGGTGGCGGTATCGAGGGACATGGCTTCTGTTTCACCATCGGGCGCGGCAACGAGGTGATGGCAGCCGCCATCCAGGCGTTGCGGCCCTACGTCGTGGGCCGTCCCGTGCCCCGCACCGCGGCCGATCTGGGCGCGCTGTACCGGGACCTCACCCACGATTCCCAACTGCGCTGGCTGGGGCCCGAGAAGGGCGTGATGCACATGGCGGCCGGTGCGGTCGTCAACGCGGCCTGGGACCTGGCGGCGAAGCGGGCGGACAGACCCGTCTGGCAGTTCCTGGCCGAGATGACGCCCGAGGAGCTCGTCTCCCTCGTCGACTTCCGCTACCTCAGCGACGCCCTCACCCCAGAGGAGGCGCTCGCGATCCTGCGCGCCGCCGAACCGGGCCGGGCCGAGCGGGCCGAGCGGCTGCGCGCCGAGGGATACCCCGCCTACACCACCTCGCCCGGCTGGCTCGGCTACTCCGACGACAAACTGGTCGGACTGGCGAAGGAGGCCGTCGCGGACGGTTTCACCCAGATCAAGCTCAAGGTCGGCGGCGACCTCGCCGACGACGTCCGCAGGCTCGGGCTCGCCCGGCAGGCCGTCGGCGCCGACGTGCGGATCGCGGTCGACGCCAACCAGCGCTGGGACGTCGCCGACGCGGTCGAGTGGATGAACGCGCTCGCACCGTACGACCCGCACTGGATCGAGGAGCCGACCAGCCCCGACGACATCCTCGGCCACGCCGCCGTCCGTGCCGGGCAGCCGGTCAAGGTGGCCACCGGCGAACACGTCGCCAACCGGGTCGTGTTCAAGCAGCTGCTCCAGGCCGGCGCGGTCGACTTCGTCCAGATCGACGCCGCACGGGTCGCGGGTGTCAACGAGAACCTGGCGATCCTGCTGCTCGCCGCCAAGTACGGCGTACCGGTCTGCCCGCACGCGGGCGGCGTCGGCCTGTGCGAGCTGGTGCAGCACCTCTCGATGTTCGACTACGTGGCGGTCTCCGGGACCTGGGAGGACCGGGTGATCGAATACGTCGACCATCTGCACGAACACTTCGCGGACCCCACCGTGATCGAATCGGGCCGCTACCGGGCCCCGGCCTCCCCGGGCTTCTCCGCCCGGATGCTTCCCGAGTCGATCGCCGCACACCGTTATCCGGAGGGCCCCGTATGGCAGGCCCGCCGCACCACTGAGGAGGACAGCCGATGA
- the glpK gene encoding glycerol kinase GlpK: protein MTDAPTTGTHGTGPFIAAIDQGTTSSRCIVFDKDGRIVSVDQKEHEQIFPKPGWVEHNATEIWENVQEVVASAIVKAGITAADVKAIGITNQRETTLMWDKNTGEPVHNALVWQDTRTDALCKELGRNVGQDRFRRETGLPLASYFAGPKVRWLLDNVEGLRERAERGDILFGTMDSWVIWNLTGGTEGGVHVTDVTNASRTLLMNLHRMEWDDKILSSIGIPAAVLPEIRSSAEVYGHAKGGVLDGVPVASALGDQQAALFGQTCFAEGEAKSTYGTGTFMLLNTGETPVNSYNGLLTTVGYQIGDQKPVYALEGSIAVTGSLVQWMRDQMGLIQSAAEIETLALSVEDNGGAYFVPAFSGLFAPYWRPDARGVIAGLTRYVTKAHIARAVLEATAWQTREISDAMTKDSGVELTALKVDGGMTSNNLLMQTLADFLDAPVVRPMVAETTCLGAAYAAGLAVGFWPDTDALRANWRRAAEWTPRMDADTRDREYKSWLKAVQRTMDWLEDEE, encoded by the coding sequence GTGACCGACGCACCTACCACCGGCACCCACGGAACCGGGCCGTTCATCGCGGCCATCGACCAGGGCACCACCTCCAGCCGCTGCATCGTCTTCGACAAGGACGGCCGGATCGTCTCGGTCGACCAGAAGGAGCACGAGCAGATCTTCCCGAAGCCGGGCTGGGTCGAGCACAACGCGACCGAGATCTGGGAGAACGTGCAGGAGGTAGTGGCGAGCGCCATCGTCAAGGCGGGCATCACCGCCGCCGACGTGAAGGCGATCGGCATCACCAACCAGCGCGAGACCACCCTGATGTGGGACAAGAACACCGGCGAGCCCGTCCACAACGCCCTCGTCTGGCAGGACACCCGCACCGACGCGCTCTGCAAGGAACTCGGCCGCAACGTGGGCCAGGACCGCTTCCGCCGTGAGACGGGCCTGCCGCTCGCCTCGTACTTCGCCGGGCCCAAGGTCCGCTGGCTGCTCGACAACGTCGAGGGGCTGCGCGAGCGGGCCGAGCGCGGCGACATCCTCTTCGGCACCATGGACTCCTGGGTCATCTGGAACCTGACCGGCGGCACCGAGGGCGGTGTGCACGTCACCGACGTCACCAACGCCTCGCGCACCCTCCTGATGAACCTGCACCGCATGGAGTGGGACGACAAGATCCTCTCGTCCATCGGCATCCCGGCCGCGGTGCTGCCCGAGATCCGGTCCTCCGCCGAGGTCTACGGCCACGCCAAGGGCGGCGTGCTCGACGGTGTGCCGGTCGCCTCCGCGCTCGGTGACCAGCAGGCCGCGCTGTTCGGCCAGACGTGTTTCGCCGAGGGCGAGGCGAAGTCCACGTACGGCACCGGCACCTTCATGCTGCTGAACACCGGCGAGACGCCCGTCAACTCCTACAACGGGCTGCTGACCACGGTCGGCTACCAGATCGGCGACCAGAAGCCGGTCTACGCCCTGGAGGGGTCGATCGCCGTCACCGGTTCGCTGGTGCAGTGGATGCGCGACCAGATGGGCCTGATCCAGTCCGCGGCCGAGATCGAGACCCTGGCCCTGTCGGTCGAGGACAACGGCGGCGCGTACTTCGTGCCCGCCTTCTCCGGACTGTTCGCCCCGTACTGGCGCCCCGACGCCCGCGGCGTCATCGCCGGTCTCACCCGCTACGTCACCAAGGCGCATATCGCCCGTGCCGTACTGGAGGCCACCGCCTGGCAGACCCGCGAGATCAGCGACGCCATGACCAAGGACTCCGGCGTCGAGCTGACCGCGCTCAAGGTCGACGGCGGCATGACCTCCAACAACCTGCTGATGCAGACCCTCGCCGACTTCCTGGACGCACCCGTGGTGCGGCCCATGGTCGCCGAGACCACCTGCCTCGGCGCCGCCTACGCCGCCGGCCTCGCCGTCGGCTTCTGGCCGGACACCGACGCGCTGCGCGCCAACTGGCGCCGGGCCGCCGAGTGGACCCCCCGCATGGACGCGGACACCCGCGACCGCGAGTACAAGAGCTGGCTCAAGGCCGTACAGCGGACCATGGACTGGCTCGAAGACGAGGAGTAG